From Ischnura elegans chromosome 13 unlocalized genomic scaffold, ioIscEleg1.1 SUPER_13_unloc_1, whole genome shotgun sequence, a single genomic window includes:
- the LOC124172405 gene encoding uncharacterized protein LOC124172405, producing MNRTAGIFTASSERDSVGTLCRLCMKNNDYFYNIFTSNVACRMTVKDAINDLLGLEVAVRDGLPTNLCPLCLKKLTEFSVFKMTCLQSDAKLRKLSGVNCFRSIQGGEAADEELGTPVDTKDFIQDEVEGTSHLTYSAQRTEIYIPVLDSQQLGSNMLVSFILIHSET from the exons ATGAATCGTACCGCCGGGATTTTCACCGCTTCATCAGAAAGGGATTCTGTGGGTACCTTatgcagactatgcatgaagaataatgattatttttacaacatattcacttccaacGTAGCTTGCAGAATGACTGTGAAGGATGCTATAAATGATTTACTCGGGTTAGAA GTCGCTGTGagagatggcctgcccaccaaCCTGTGTCCACTAtgcttgaaaaagctcacggaattcagtgttttcaaaatgacttgtttacAATCGGACGCAAAGCTGAGAAAACTTTCTGGGGTGAATTGctttagg AGTATCCAAGGAGGGGAGGCAGCTGATGAAGAGTTGGGGACTCCTGTTGacacaaaagacttcattcaagatgaggtagaaggcacctcacatctcacttACTCAgcccaaaggactgaaatatacattcctgtgctaGACTCCCAACAACTCGGatctaatatgttggtaagttttattctcatccacagtGAAACCTGA